From a single Eleginops maclovinus isolate JMC-PN-2008 ecotype Puerto Natales chromosome 18, JC_Emac_rtc_rv5, whole genome shotgun sequence genomic region:
- the si:dkey-52l18.4 gene encoding uncharacterized protein si:dkey-52l18.4: MRFHLLSAISCLCLLHAGAEECTQSVLADRSTMYVAEGDSLSLSCVVQHCGGSWTGDWMRRNSTEEKLVRHRVTKVNLSVNQTQLILNFLNVQKSDEGSYGCSVTWAQDVTEKGHFKYVNVTAAVPSKRSVLHRILVCSAAALSLPVILGLAHCLSSEVKPQPLPRTRSSSSAVNRAKPHPAPLLPPTPKQRSTSSHKAIPMVRQKSEVVYADISQDLLRQQVVTRKPEQSTVYSPLRFSP, from the exons ATGCGTTTCCATCTCTTAAGTGCCATCAGCTGTCTCTGCCTTCTCCATGCGG GTGCTGAAGAATGCACCCAGTCCGTATTGGCTGATCGTTCGACGATGTATGTCGCAGAAGGGGACAGTTTGTCTCTGTCCTGTGTGGTCCAGCACTGTGGAGGCTCCTGGACAGGAGACTGGATGCGGAGAAATTCAACAGAGGAAAAGCTCGTCAGGCACCGTGTGACCAAAGTGAACCTCTCAGTCAATCAAACTCAACTGATTTTAAATTTCCTGAATGTCCAGAAATCAGACGAGGGTTCCTATGGATGCAGTGTTACATGGGCTCAAGATGTAACTGAGAAGGGACACTTCAAGTATGTGAACGTCACCGCAG CTGTACCCTCTAAGAGAAGTGTGTTGCACAGGATTTTGgtttgttctgctgctgctctgtctcttcctgtcattCTGGGATTGGCCCATTGTCTGAGTTCAGAAGTCAAGCCTCAGCCACTTCCCAGGACCCGCTCCTCCTCATCAGCAGTAAACAGAGCCAAACCACACCCAGCTCCACTGCTACCACCAACTCCAAAGCAACGTAGCACTTCCTCTCACAAAG cCATCCCAATGGTCAGGCAGAAGTCCGAG gtGGTGTATGCAGACATTTCACAGGATTTACTGAGACAGCAGGTGGTCACCAGAAAGCCTGAACAGTCCACTGTGTACTCACCCCTCAGATTTTCTCCTTAG
- the blmh gene encoding bleomycin hydrolase: METGLSQEKVATFLKRLRAEPRYLLAQNVSTCIDPLEVCLHRQTVQDTVHIFQHSIPTEGKPVTNQKNSGRCWIFSCLNVMRLPFMKKFNIEEFEFSQSYLFFWDKVERCYYFLQACVETAQRKEPVDGRLVQFLLSNPTNDGGQWDMLVNLIEKYGVIPKKCFPESHSSEASRRMNDILNHKLREYSLRLRNMVASDATKAELSEALDTMIEEVFRVASVCLGSPPETICWEYRDKDKNFHRMGPLTPQEFYKEHVKPLYNIQDKICLVNDPRPQNPYGKLYTVEFLGNMVGGRSTLYNNQAIQLLKKAAADSIKEGEAVWFGCDVGKHFHGKLGINDMNVFNHELVFGVSVKNLSKAERLIYGDSLMTHAMILTAVTDKDGKEGFEKWRVENSWGDDRGNKGYLIMTDDWFSEYVYEVVVDKKFLSAEVLDVMQQEPVVLPAWDPMGALA; encoded by the exons ATGGAAACTG GTCTGAGTCAGGAGAAAGTAGCCACCTTCCTCAAGCGGCTGCGGGCCGAGCCACGCTACCTGTTGGCCCAGAATGTGTCGACCTGCATCGACCCGCTGGAGGTTTGTCTGCACCGGCAGACTGTCCAGGATACTGTGCACATCTTCCAGCACTCTATCCCCACAGAGGGCAAGCCCGTCACCAACCAGAAGAACTCAG GGAGATGTTGGATCTTCTCGTGCCTCAACGTCATGCGACTTCCCTTCATGAAGAAGTTCAACATAGAGGAGTTTGAATTTAGTCAGTCGTATCTCTTTTTCTGGGACAAG GTTGAGCGTTGCTACTACTTCCTGCAGGCCTGTGTGGAGACGGCGCAGAGGAAGGAACCCGTAGACGGACGCCTGGTCCAGTTCCTGCTCTCCAATCCAACCAATGACGGAGGACAGTGGGACATGTTGGTCAACCTCATTG AAAAGTATGGCGTCATCCCAAAGAAATGCTTCCCAGAGTCACACAGCTCCGAGGCCTCACGCAGAATGAATGACATCCTTAACCATAAG CTGAGGGAATACAGCCTAAGACTGAGGAACATGGTGGCCAGTGACGCTACTAAAGCTGAGCTCTCTGAGGCCTTGGACACCATGATTGAGGAG GTGTTCCGGGTGGCCAGTGTGTGTCTAGGCAGCCCTCCTGAGACCATCTGCTGGGAGTACAGGGACAAGGACAAGAACTTCCACCGCATGGGACCCCTCACCCCCCAGGAGTTCTACAAAGAGCACGTCAAACCTCTATACAACATTCAGGACAAA ATCTGCCTTGTGAACGACCCTCGACCCCAGAACCCCTACGGGAAGCTGTACACTGTGGAGTTCCTCGGTAACATGGTCGGTGGCCGCAGCACTCTGTACAACAACCAGGCCATCCAGCTGCTCAAAAAGGCTGCTGCTGATTCCATCAAGGAGGGAGAG GCGGTGTGGTTCGGTTGTGACGTCGGGAAACATTTCCACGGCAAGCTGGGTATTAATGACATGAATGT GTTCAACCACGAGCTGGTGTTTGGAGTGTCGGTGAAGAACCTCTCCAAAGCGGAGCGGCTGATCTATGGAGACTCTCTGATGACCCACGCTATGATCCTCACTGCTGTCACAGACAAG GATGGAAAAGAAGGCTTTGAGAAGTGGAGGGTGGAAAACTCCTGGGGCGATGACCGTGGGAACAAAG GTTACCTGATCATGACGGACGATTGGTTCTCCGAGTACGTGTACGAGGTGGTAGTAGACAAGAAGTTCCTCTCCGCTGAAGTCCTGGATGTGATGCAACAGGAGCCAGTTGTACTTCCTGCCTGGGACCCAATGGGAGCCCTGGCATAA